The genomic segment ATAAAAACTTTGGATAAAGAATGGACATGACTTCTTATATGACTTAAAAGTAAACATTaagtggggctgggaggtagcgcaccTGTTCGAAAACGtgttacaaaatgcaaggacccatgtcgagccctcagtctccacctgcagggggaaagcgttgcaaatggtagtgttgcaggtgtctccctgtctccccctgccctctcaatttctggatatctctatccagtaaataaagataataaaaagtaaagagtttttaataaatatataaacattaagtagtctgggaggtggtgtaatggataaagcattggactctcaagcatgagctcccgagttcaactcctggcagcacatgtactagagtgatatctggttctttcctatctttctcataaataaataaataaataaatcctaaaaaaataaaagtaaacattaaTGCTGTTAGTGACAGCTTTTAGGACAATGAAAAATGGGCTTCTGGTTTTCATACTTGTTGCTAatgtttcggaggctccagcagaccgggctagctttgcgggggtagagagagactcgcggacacacagctgggctgagaagcagcagtttaatctttattcacgaatgggaaaaccaccacaccatgtgcttccctatcattctttctccaccgctgctgctgggactctgcacgtccttagcatacggggcgggcggggagaaagagggcgcgaaactagcaagggccaaaccatttctctcagaggtaggggaaagggggccaaaccaacacgaagaatgccAACACATACTATTTAATCCTTGGGACAGTCTTAGACATActatttaatactttttttaattgggggattgatggtttacaatcaacagtaacaTACAGTAGcttgcacatgtataacatttctcagttttccacataacaattcaactccctctaagtcctcctctgccatcatgttccaggacctgaaccctccccccccccaaccagagtctttcactttggtgcaatattttttttcctgaaatttctttattgatgttcgcgagcaaaatcaaaccaccatccgctgcaaggaagcaaaagattttattaacgAGGTCAGAGTTTGAATCCGGGCATCTcatgtgctctggttctctccctctctctcattcataaataattttttttttttggtggggggaaggATACCACAATTCTTTGAAATCAGAAAACTATTCCATGGAAGTTCAAATAAAAAATGCTAGGTAGCAGGCAGGTagaggcacacctggctgagagcacacactgcagtgagcaaggacctgggttttgagcccctggttccctcctgcaggggtaaagtttcataggcagtgaagcagtgctgcaggtgtctctgtccttctctatcccccaaattccctctcaatttatctgtgctTCTATCCAAAAtacgtaaataaaaaaatattttaaaaaaattgctagGGCTaggggttcaatcctctgtaccaccataagccaagatgAACAGTActcagttggtttttttttttttttaaagggtgggggcggcagcacagcaggttaagcgcaggtggtgcaaagtgcaaggaccagagtaaggatccaggttcgagccctcggctccctacctgcaggggagttgcttcacaggcgatgaagcaggttttcaggtgtctttcttctctcctctctgtcttccctttctccatttctctctgtcctatccaacaagaacgacatcagtaacaacaataatactacaacaataaaacaagggcaacaaaggggaaaataaatttcaaaaaatgtttttaaaaatgctagGTGTCCTGTGTTCGTATAGTAACGagaacgtgacaggtcaaagtaTAGCATAAACCACGCTGTTGTGGTGGCAAACTAGTACTTGCATTTGCATATGTGTGCTGTACACCATTACTGCTTTTTTCTTTAACCAACAAAGAAAACAATGTGAACTTCTTATAAGCTTCCTCTATCTTTTCAAAgtctgtacttatttatttaagaaaggataaattaacaaaaccatagggtaggaggggtacaactccacacaattcccaccacccactctccatatcccaccccctcccgatagctttcccattctctatccctctgggagcatggacccagggtcactgtggggtgcagaaggtggaaggtctggcttctgtaattgcttccctgctgaacatgggcattgacaggtcggtccctactcccagtctgcctctctctttccctagtaggatgggtctctggggaagctgagctccaggacatattggtggggtcttcagtccagggaagcctggccggcatcttgatgacatctggaacctggtgactgaaaagagagttaacatacgaagccaaacaaattgttgagcaatcatggacccaaagcttggaatagtggagaggaagtgttaggggggtactcactgcaaactctagtgtacttctgctttcaggtatatattttgcagtagtgtatggatacgtgtgcacataagctctctctcacagaaactggtgtatatctaggttttgggactttgttagaaagtctgtactttttaaaaagcttgtTATGAGAGAGAGCGAAAAGaggaccaaagcatcactctggcacattctcaggacctcatgcttgtaattcCAGTGTTGTAGTCAGTCACTGGGCTGCAAAATCTGTCATTTTTTTAATGCCCCAAATAAGCCTCAACACTAATTggctggcaggaaaaaaaaaaagtaccattaTTGCAGTGCAGTAGAAATAGCCTAGCACAGGGgctgggttgagcacatgctatgatgcacaaggaccttagttttcgcccccagtccccacctgcaggggggaaacttcacaagtggcgaagcagtgctgcaggtgtctcttaccctctctatccctcctttccctcttgatttctgtctctatccaataaataaagataataataataataaaaagaaatagcctAGCACTTGTTTCTGGAGTAACACAGCACATTTCACCAGCAGATAACTCATCACTTAGAGGCTACAACTATTATTTTCTAGTTGACATACTTGGAATCCTTCTACAtcttccaaaattattttttatattttattgagtcccttttgttgcccttgttttattgttgtagtcattattgttgttattgctgtcgttgttggataggacagagagaaatggagaggggagggatgacagagagggggagagaaagactgacacctgcatccttaagctggtccttacattttgagccacatgcacttaacccactgcgctaccgcccgactccccccaaaatatttattacttgcTTCCAAAAGAACTACTTCTGTTAAAGTACTTTGTATTTTAAGTGTAATAGGGAAATTTTCAACTTTTACTTATAAGGGTAAAGCTTAATGTAACATTGATCATCTATGTATGTCATTTCCTGTGCCAGCAACTATGGCCTATTTTAAAAGGTTTTCCACACATAAcctctgaatttatttatttatttttctttgttttattggcCTCAGgcatctttcttttaattttaatttttttaaatttatttctttattggggaattaatgttttacattcaacagtaaatacaatagtttgtacatgcataacattccccagtttcccatttaacaatacaacccccactatgtcatttatcatccttcatggacctgtattctccccacccacccaccccagtcttttactttggtgcaatacaccaatgccATTTCaggtttttggatggatgtgttgggttccttaggatatatccccaggagaggaattgcagggtcatagggtaggtccatttctagccttctgagagttcttcagactgttctccacacatAACCTCTGAGTTTATGATTAATTTAATGTCATCTCACTTATCATAGGATTTTACTCTCTATACTGTGGTCTACAGTAAGTTATGATACCACTGAATCTTTCTTTCAAAAGattaagaatttttttcatttattcccttttgttgcccttgttgctttattattatagttattattgttgttgttgtcatcgttgttggataggacagagagaaatgaagagaggagaagacagagaaggggaaagacacctgcagacctgcttcaccacctgtgaagcgactcccctgcaggtggggagccaggggcttgaaccgggatccttacgccggtccttgtgctctaggtgccacctgtgctcaacctgctgtgctaccgcccccgaCTCCCTCAAAAGATTTTTAATGGTGgtagttaaaatttaaaattgtCACCTAAGCAGATgtgatgagagggagaaagataagtctGCCAGAGGataagagaaatgatagggggtcGGGTGATAGTGTCTAAGTCTCTAAAAGGAAGTCTTACTGACAATTTcactaatctttttcttttccggagcactgctcagatctgctttatgatggtgctggggactgaaccagggaccttgtagAGACTCAAACACggaagtctttttatataaccattatgctgtctctccagccccaacattttatttatttatttttaagattttacttgttcaaccatttgtttggctgcgtatgttaattctcttttcagccatcaggttccagatgccatcaggacgctggccaggcttccctgaagaccccaccaatgcgtcttggagctccgcttccccggagacccatcctactagggaaagagagagacaggctgggagtatggaccgacctgtcaatgcccatgttcagcggggaagcaattacagaagccagacttttcaccttctgcaacccacaccctgggtctatgctcccagagggatgggaaatgggaaaactattggggaggggatgggatatggagattgggtggtgggaattgtgtggagttgtactcctccaatcctacggttttgttaatgtctcctttcttaaatagttacgcaataaaatattttatttattaataataaggacaggagagagagagagagagacaagacacacCATTCTAGTATCTaggctgcctgggattgaactcataatcccatgcttgagagtccaatgctttcccAACATTTTATTATAGTCAGTTCTGAGACAAAAAacctgtgcctttttttttttttttaaagaatttatttattcatgagaaagataggaagagaaagaaccagacatcactctggtacatgtgcttccggggatcgaactccggacttcatggttgagaatccaatgccttatccactgggccacctcctggaccacaacccgTGCTGTTTTTAGCTAATATATTTTCTCTGTTAATACTATCAACAAGAAACTGCTTCCACTTTCCCCCCTCACCCTCTTAGCCCCAAACCTGCAATCCAAATGACTCTTTAAGTACATACgtatattggggccaggtggtggcgtacctagttgagtgcgcacatcacagtgcacaaggacctgggttcaagcccctggtccccacctgcagggggaaagctctacaaaggatgacgcagggctgcaggtgtctcttcatctttatttctcccttacctttcaatttctgtctctatctagtaacttgtcaatatttccattttataaatgagtgATTTCCACTATGAAAAAAACCTTCAGTTCTAAGACTATTCACTACAACAAGCAAATTAAATTATCACTGTCATAAAGAAGAatggtaaaaattttaaaagaaagtatataTGTGTATCAACCGCAAGGGCCAAACAAGGACACAGCGGGCTGCAGGCAGTTACCATAGGtgagaggacctaggttcaagtccggGTCCCCCTCTGCTTCTGGAGCCGTCTCTCCCCCCTCGACTTCCGTCTCCATCTCGTAAATAAATAGTTGCAAAGTGTGACTGCATGAAGCCCACCCTCGCTCAGCATCTGCCAGTGTGAGAACTTCAGGCCGGCGCCTCGGTCCTCCCTTCCCCGGCCAGGGCCAGTCCTCACACCTCCAGGCGCCTTCTCCGCACGCCTTTCCCCGCCACCGGTCATCAGAGTTCCACCGAAAACTGTGACACCTCTTCCTCGATTCCAGGAACTTTACTGAGCGAATGGCAAAGACAAGGAAGCCTTTCCTCGTCCTTCCCACGCCGAGAGGCCGAGGTCTCCGTACGGACTGAGCTTCACAGACCTGGGCGCCCCTTGGCCCCTTAAGGAAGCCGGAGCGTCTGCGCCCCTCGGCCCTGCGGGAGGCTGCGTGCGTGCCGGGGCCTCGCCACTCTGCGTCTGGCGGCGAGGACCAAAAACCGGAGGTAAATGAACCGCTTCCACTGCATTACAAAGAGAAAAAGGCgactgcctgaggctccggagtCCCCGGTTCAGTCCGCACGGCAGTAAGccaggctgagcagggctctgggcaaaacaaagcaaacaacaacGGGGAGAGAGGAGCTCCAAGTGCCCATGGCTGAAAGGTGAACACACCCACTACAGGCGGGGAGAGTTTCAGGAAGAAAGCGCGGTCACAACAAGCAAATGCTCCGGACACGCGACAAAAACCAAGCACGGCAGAGGGCCCCcgccccagccctcccccagacgcccctcccccccgccccagccctcccccagacgcccctcccccccgccccagccctcccccagacgcccccccccccgccccagccctcccccagacgcccctcccccccgccccagccctcccccagacgccccccccgccccagccctcccccagacgcccctcccccccgccccagccctcccccagacgcccctcccccccgccccagccctcccccagacgccccccccccgccccagccctcccccagacgcccccccgccccagccctcccccagacGCCCCTCtgccccagccctcccccagacgcccccccccgccccagccctcccccagacGCCCCCCTCGGCCCAGACGTCCCTCCcgccccagccctcccccagacgccccagccctcccccagacgccccccgccccagccctcccccagacgcccccccgccccagccctcccccagacgccccccgccccagccctcccccagacGCCCCTCcgccccagccctcccccagacgcccccccgccccagccctcccccagacgccccccgccccagccctcccccagacGTCCCTCCcgccccagccctcccccagacGCTCTCCCGCCCCCGCGCGGTTCTGGTGCGCCCTGCCCGCTTCCCGGCGGGGAGGCCGCGGGGGTCCTGCGGCCCGACCCGAGTCGCCACCGCAAAGCTGCTCGGAGCCGGGGCCTGCGGGAGCGAGCGCGGACACTGCGGGGTCGCGGGTCGCGGCGCGGGTCTGTCGGACACTTCGGGGCCGGTGGTCGCCCCGCCGGGAGGAGACCAGCGCGAGACTGCCGCGTACCCATCCCGACACAGACCTGGACACCTGCTCAGACCCCGGGAACAGCGCGCGGCAGCCCAGCTGGGCTCGCGTCCCGCCCCGACCAGCCGCCACGCCGCTGCAGAGTCCAGGCCGCCGATGCCCCGCGGCCGCCAGCAGCAAAATCCCGATCCTGCGACGCAGGGGCGGCGCGAGCCGGAGGGGGCTGGGCCCGATCGCCGCAAAGCCCCGCCCACCGGCGCTGCCGGAACTACAAATCCCATGAGGCCACGGGAGCAGCACTTCCCACCGGAAAGAGGCTTGCCGAGGTGGGGGAGGAGCCCAAAAGGGATTGTGGGAAGAGGGCTCTTTCCTTTCTGTGTGGCGGCAGCCATCAGGTGAGCTGTGTCGCGGGTGTTCCTAACTCCATCCTCCGCTTATCTCCCTTCTCCTCGGCCATCCGGGCTCGCGGACACTGCGATTTTGGAGCGCCTCCTGCCTCCTGTGCGGTGCGAGTTCGATTGGGGTGCGGGCCAGAGCAGGCGCGGAGAGGCGGCTCCCGGCCTTGGGGTGGAGGGCATGTCATGGCGGTGCGCGTTAGAGTCGGGCCTGGAGCCAGAGAGAATGGGGGGCCGGCAGACGGGGCGGGCGAAGCGCGTCTCCCTCGACAGTCGGCCGCGGTGGCGGCGAGGTCTGCCGGCCGCCCGGCCCTTTGCAAACAGCCCTTTCCTGAGGCTTCCCTGAGGGCGAGTAAGGCGGGCGGAGTCTGACGCGGGGCCTGGACTGACTGCGCCTGTCCGCAGGGTGAGCCAAGATGGGCGCGTACAAGTACATCCAGGAGCTGTGGAGGAAGAAGCAGTCGGACGTGATGCGCTTCCTGCTCCGCGTGCGCTGCTGGCAGTACCGTCAGCTGTCGGCGCTGCACAGGGCGCCGCGCCCCACGCGGCCGGACAAAGCCCGCAGGCTGGGCTACAAGGCGAAGCAAGGTGCGCGCGCGAGGGCTGCTCGGGCGGGACGGcgcggggggctgggggagggggagggcgagGCCTCGCGCCCCTCAGCGCGGGCTAGGCGGGCGGGCCTGCTTCCCCTCAGCGCGGGCTAGGCGGGGGCGGGCCTGCTTCCCCTCAGCGCGGGCTAGGCGGGCGGGCCTGCTTCCCCTCAGCGCGCGCTAGGCGGGCGGGCCTGCTTCCCCTCAACTCAGCGCGGGCTAGGCGGGCGGGCCTGCTTCCCCTCAGCGCGGGCTAGGCGGGCGGGCCTGCTTCCCCTCAGCGCGGGCTAGGCGGGGGCGGGCCTGCTTCCCCTCAGCGCGGGCTAGGCGGGCGGGCCTGCTTCCCCTCAGCGCGCGCTAGGCGGGCGGGCCTGCTTCCCCTCAACTCAGCGCGGGCTAGGCGGGCGGGCCTGCTTCCCCTCAGTGCGGGCTAGGCGGGCGGGCCTGCTTCCCCTCAGCGCGGGCTAGGTCTGGAAGGAGCTGTGCCCGCGACGAGATGTGCCCAGGCCAGGAGGCGGGGTGGCGGTGACAGGAAAGTCGGGTACCTGAGGCTCTGGGTCGCAGTCTcagccccacctcaccagagctgAGGTGTGCGCGGAAGCTCGTGTATGCCGAGCGCGTCTGAGCGCGGCTAGCGGGAGGATGAGGTAGTGTGAGGAAGAGCTCTCCCTGCCTGACAGACTAAGGTTTGGGGGGAGGGCCAAGGTACTCCCGTCGCATCTAAAGCCGCCGGGACTCTTCAAGGTTACGTCATATATCGGATTCGTGTCCGCCGCGGTGGCCGCAAACGCCCTGTTCCCAAGGGTGCGACCTACGGCAAGCCGGTCCATCATGGCGTCAACCAGCTGAAGTTCGCGCGGAGCCTTCAGTCTGTTGCTGAGGTGAGTGGGTGTTGCTCTCTTGTTGGGTCGCCGGTGGGGAGTGTGACCTTCCTGATAGTCGACCTACACCCAGTCAGGCCCTTTTGTTGACGAAATGGAGCCCGTGGCATTTGACTTTTGGTAGCGTTGGTGTGCAAGTCTGCGctgccagtgtgtgtgtatgcattctGCGAGTGTGTGGGGCTGGTGAATAGGGCCTGTCTTCACGGCCTGCAAGACTGCGGCCAGGAGTCCTGTGGAGACTGTGCCTTCTTCGCTCACTTGTCTGGTGGCGAACTCGAGTTAGGTTTTTGCTTCCCAGGTGGCTGCTGTGGGGAAATGTGGAAGGCTGACTTTGGGCCTTTTCTTCCCGATTTAGGAGCGAGCTGGACGCCACTGTGGGGCTCTGAGAGTGCTGAATTCTTACTGGGTGGGCGAAGATTCCACATACAAGTTTTTTGAGGTCATCCTCATTGATCCATTCCATAAAGCGATCAGAAGAAATCCCGACACCCAGTGGATCACCAAACCTGTCCACAAGCACAGGGAGATGCGGGGGCTGACATCCGCAGGCCGCAAGAGCCGTGGCCTTGGAAAGGGCCACAAGTTCCACCACACCATTGGTGGTTCTCGCCGCGCAGCTTGGAGAAGGCGCAATACTCTCCAGCTCCACCGTTACCGCTAATAAGTATtgtttgtaaaaaaataaaaaacttaaccTAATAAACAATTTAGGACAGTCCTGTCTGCTTAAAGGTGTTCTTTAATTGTTAAAAGTTAGTCTGTTTTCTGAATGCATTGTCAAATTATGAAAGTTAAAAGTGCAATAGTATTTGGAAACTTTCAGTGGTGTTTATCTTGTTTCTAATAAGATATACCTTTTGTCTTTTGTTAGGGAGTTACGTCAGTGTTTAAGATGCTGTTTGGTATGATAGATGTAACATTCTAAGGAGTGCAGAAACTAGCCCTGTAGATTTGTTGGTGCATGTGATGAAACCTAAAGTTTTCTTAGAGTGATGCA from the Erinaceus europaeus unplaced genomic scaffold, mEriEur2.1 scaffold_695, whole genome shotgun sequence genome contains:
- the RPL15 gene encoding large ribosomal subunit protein eL15; amino-acid sequence: MGAYKYIQELWRKKQSDVMRFLLRVRCWQYRQLSALHRAPRPTRPDKARRLGYKAKQGYVIYRIRVRRGGRKRPVPKGATYGKPVHHGVNQLKFARSLQSVAEERAGRHCGALRVLNSYWVGEDSTYKFFEVILIDPFHKAIRRNPDTQWITKPVHKHREMRGLTSAGRKSRGLGKGHKFHHTIGGSRRAAWRRRNTLQLHRYR